The following is a genomic window from Marinococcus sp. PL1-022.
GCACATGTACCATTCGTCCAGAAGAGAACGAACAGGTGTGGGAAGCATTTTTGCACCGGCATCCAGAACTTACGCCAGACCATGAACTGACCGACAAACTAAACATTTCAGAAATAGAGCATTTTTCCAGCGACTACGGATGGTGCACGATTCTTCCCTATGAATACGGCACAGACGGATTTTTCATTGCTGCGGCGGTAAAAAATAATCAGTAAGAAACGGAAGGAGCATAAGCATGCAGATTTTAAAAAAGGAGGCGCCTGCCCCGCAAACGGACAGCCCCTCCATGTACAGCTTGAAATACGAGGAACTTGAACAATGGTTAAAAGAAAACGGGGAGCCGGCATTCCGGGCGAAGCAGCTGTTTGAATGGATGTATCAAAAGCGCTTAACCTCCTTTGAGGAAATGACCAACATCCCGAAAACGCTTCGCGAAAAGCTCGAAAGCACATTTACACTGACGACGTTAAAAGAGGTCATCCATCAGCAGTCCCAGGACGGCACGATTAAGATTTTGTTTGAGCTGCAGGACGGCTATACGATCGAAACCGTACTGATGAAGCATGATTACGGCTACAGCGTCTGTGTAACCACCCAGGTAGGCTGCCGGCTCGGCTGCACCTTCTGTGCTTCCACACTCGGCGGCCTGAAAAGAAACCTCGAAGGCGGCGAAATTACCGCCCAGGTTCTTGAATCCCAGCGTCTGCTTGACGAAAGAGACGAACGTGTCAGTTCGATCGTTGTAATGGGAATCGGCGAGCCGTTCGATAACTACGACGGTCTGATGAACTTTCTGCGCGTAGTCAATCATAACGATGGTTTAAACATCGGTGCACGTCACATTACCGTTTCCACCAGCGGGGTCGTGCCGCGCATTTATGATTTTGCCAACGAAAACATGCAGATCAATTTCGCAGTATCCCTTCACGCAGCGAACACAGAAACCCGCAGCCGTCTGATGCCGATCAACCGCGCATGGGACGTCTCTGAGCTGATGGATTCGATCCGCTACTATCAGAAGAAAACGAACCGGAGAGTGACGTTTGAGTACGGATTGTTCGGCCAGGTAAACGACCAGAAAGAGGATGCAGACGAACTCGCTGACCTGATCGGTGATTTGAAATGCCACGTCAATCTGATCCCTGTGAACGACGTTCCGGAAAGAAATTACGTGCGTACCACAAGAAATGACATTTTCGCGTTTGAAAAGGCATTAAAAGACCGCGGGGTGAACGTAACGATCCGGCGTGAGCAGGGGCACGATATCGATGCAGCCTGTGGACAGCTGCGTGCCAACCAGCGGAAGGAAGAAACGGAGGCTAATTCCCAGTGAACCATATGTTCTTAACAGACCGGGGGAAAATCCGTCCCCATAATGAAGATACCGGAGGCATTGTCACGCATGCTTCCGGCATTGTTTTAGCTGTCGTAGCCGATGGAATGGGCGGTCACTCGGCCGGGGATGTGGCAAGTGCCATGGCCTATCAGACGTTAAAGGATGCATGGGAGGAAAACCCGTCTGTTGATTCCATTGAACAGGCGTCCGAGTGGCTGACTGACAACATGATGAAAGCAAATGAAGCCATCATCCGCCACGCCGATCATTATCCGGAGCATGCGGGAATGGGAACGACCCTTGTCGCAGCTATCTGCCATCCGTCGTTTACCGTGACCGGAAATATCGGCGACAGCCGCAGCTACATCTGGACGGACCGTACTGTTCAGCAGCAGAGTGAAGACCACTCCCTTGTACAGGAGCTGTATAACAAGGGACAGATTTCAGCACTCGAAGCGGAGTCGCATCCGCAGAAAAATATATTAACGAAAGCACTCGGCACGGACCGCGGCCTTTCCCCTGACATCTACACGTATGAATGGGGCGAAGGGGACGGCGTGCTTCTTTGTACCGACGGGCTGACAAATAAGCTCGGTTCTGAAGACATGACCCGGATGCTCGATTCCCACAAACACCTTCGTGAAGGTGTGGAAGCAATGGTGCAGGCAGCTAACGACCGCGGAGGCGAAGACAATATAACGATTGCGGTGGTATTGCGGGAGGAAGAGGTATGGACCAACTGATCGGACGCCGTATCAGTGACCGTTATCATATTAAGCGCCTCCTTGGAAGCGGCGGTATGGCGTACGTGTATCTCGGAGAGGATATGATTTTGGAACGGCTGGTGGCAATTAAAATTCTTCAGCCGCAGTTTAACGGCGATGAGGAATTTCTGCAGCGTTTCCGGCGGGAATCCCGGGCAGCCACTATTCTGGGCCACAGAAACACGGTCAATATTTATGACGTTGGCGAAGAACGGGAACTGCATTATATTGTCATGGAATACGTGGAGGGCCAGACGGTGAAGGAAATGATCCGTCTGCATGGGCCTCTGCCGCTTGAACAGGCGGTCCATATGACCAAGCAGCTGCTTGAGGCATTGATGCAGGCGCACAGCCATGGCATCATCCACCGGGACATTAAGCCCCACAATCTTCTTTCTAACGACCGCGGGGAAATAAAAGTAGCTGATTTTGGTATTGCCCGTGCTGCGTCTGCTTCTACGATCACGCAGACTAATACGATGATGGGGTCCGTGCATTATATTTCGCCGGAGCAGGCCAGAGGCGGCATGGTAAGTGCGCGCTCGGACATCTATGCAGCCGGTGTCGTTCTGTTTGAAATGGTAACCGGGATGGTTCCCTACAATGCAGAATCCGCCGTGAGTATTGCTTTAAAACATATCCAGGAGCCGCTTCCGGATCCTGCACAGCTCCGGCAGGGCCTGCCGCAGAGTCTGTCGAACGTTATTTTAAAAGCTGCGGCGAAAAGCCCGGATGACCGTTACGCGAGCGCCGAAGAAATGTATGAGGATATCCGTTCTGCGCTGTCGGACGAGAGAAGAAGCGAACGCCCTTATTTCATCCAGAACGGTTATGCCAATGCCCATGATCGGGAATGGGCGGATCCCCAGGCGGCTGAAGAGGATACGATGGTAGCAGCGCCGGCTGTTCAAAAAGAGGATCAGAGTGCTCCCGGCCCGGAAACGACAGTGGACCGGCAGTCGGAAAAAACGAAAAAATGGCCGTATGTTGTGGCCTGTATACTCGTATTTTCAGGAGCAGCCTTTTTCTACTGGCTGCTTCCAGAGATGTTTGTGGTAAGCGGTGCTGTGAAAGTATTTCCCTTAGTGCAGACAACAGGGTGGAACGTGGCTGATGCAGAGCCGGTTCAAGTATTACAAGAAGGGGCGAAGGTATGGCGACAGGTCGAATTGTAAAAGCAGTCAGCGGTTTCTACTATGTAGATAGTGAAGAAGGGTATTTCCAGTGCCGGGGCCGCGGACTGTTCCGCAAACAGAAAATCAAACCGCTTGTAGGTGATTTTGTACGGTTTGAAGCAGAAAATCATACAGACGGATACGTACTCGAAATTAAAGAACGCAGTAATGAACTGGTGCGCCCGCCGGTCGCAAATATTGACCAGGCGCTGCTTATATTTTCCGCTGTCGAGCCCGATTTTTCCACCTGGCTGCTCGACCGTTTTCTTGTGCACGTGGAAAACGAAGAAATTCAGCCGGTGATTTTGGTGAGTAAATGGGATAAAGCAGACGAGGCAAAAAAAGAGACGCTGCGGGTTATTCAGAAGGATTATGAGCATATCGGGTATCCGTTTCACTTTTACTCGACGAAAACAGGCGAAGGCCTCGAGGAGGCAGCCGCTTATTTCCCAGAGAAGTATTCTCTATTGTCCGGGCAGTCGGGAGTGGGGAAATCCTCGCTGTTGAACGCGGTAGCGCCTGACCTTGATCTTGAGACAGCGAACATTTCCGGAGCGCTCGGGCGTGGAAAGCATACGACAAGGCATGTGGAGTTTCTGCGGGTGAATGACGGATGGGTGGCAGATACGCCAGGATTCAGCTCGCTTGATTTTGGCTCAATCACAGCTGAAGATCTTGATATCTGTTTTCCGGAAATGCGGGCAAGAATGCCTGACTGCAAGTTCCGCGGTTGCTCCCACAGGCAGGAGCCGGGCTGCGCCATACGGCTAGACGTGGAAGAAGGACGTATTCCGTCCCATCGCTACGAGCATTATAAACAGTTCCACGAAGAAATTTCATCCACTCCGAGGAGGTATTAATGATGATAAAAATAGCGCCTTCTATCCTGTCAGCTGATTTTGCGGACTTGGGCCGGGCGGTGAAGGAAATTGACGAAGCCGGGGCGGATTACATACATATCGATGTCATGGACGGCCACTTCGTTCCGAACATCACGTTCGGGCTTCCGGTTATCGAAGCAATTCGCCCGTACAGTGATAAACCGTTTGACGTGCATTTAATGATTGAAAAACCGGAACGCTATATTGCAGATTTTGCCCGGGCGGGGGCCGACATCATTTCGGTGCATGTGGAAGCATGCCCCCACGTGCACCGTACAATCCAGCAGATTAAAGAAGCCGGCTGCCGGGCCGGTGTAGTGTTAAACCCGGCAACACCGGTGGAAATGGTCACCCATATTTTGCCGGATGTGGATCTTGTGCTTTTAATGACTGTGAATCCGGGCTTTGGCGGCCAGGCGTTTATTCCAAACGTACTCGACAAAATCAGGGCAGTGAAAAAGGCGGCGGATGTCGTTAATCCGGAGCTCGAGATTGAAGTGGATGGCGGAGTCACCCGGGAAACAGCGAAAGATTGTCTTGAAGCCGGAGCAAATGTGCTTGTGTCGGGCTCGGCTCTATTCAGGCAGGAGGATAAAGCAAAGGCGATCAAAGAATTAAAACAGTAAATAATATTATTATGTAAACTGAAAAAACCTATAAAAAAAGCGGCGCTTTAGCCGCTTTTTGCTTTATACGCGTGTGACTTTACCGGATTTTAATGCTCTCGCGGAAACGTATACGCGTTTTGGCTTACCGTTTACAAGAATACGGACTTTTTGCACGTTAGCTCCCCAACGGCGTTTCGTTGCATTGTTGGCGTGAGAACGGTTATTTCCAGCTTTAGGGCCTTTCCCTGTTACATAGCACTTGCGGGACATATGCGGCACCTCCTTATTAATATCAAACAAAATTACCCATACTCAAATATATTAGCACAGAGCCTGTACACACGCAATGTTGATTCACCAAAAATACAATTATGCTTTTCTTTTAAGGCAAACGTGGTTATAGTGATAATGGCAGAGTTTACTTTGAAAAGAAGCTGGATTGTCCGGGGATTGCGGGCGTCTGGAAAGGAAGGAAACGAGACATGAGCTTCGAAATATATTCGTCAAACGGAACCATCGATATCACACTCGAAGTGCTTGCCACTGCTGTGGGAGCGGCAGCCATGGACTGCTACGGCATCGTAGGCATGGCGTCCAGAAAACATTTTAAGGACAATTTGTCGGAACTGCTGCGAAGAGAAAATTATTCCAGGGGAGTAGTTGTTCGGGAAGAGAACGATCTTATCTATATTGATATGTATATTATCGTAAGCTATGGTACGAAAATTTCTGAAGTGGCTCATAATGTGCAGCGGAAAGTAAAGTACCAGCTGCATAAAATGCTTGGGCTGGATGTGGCTGCTGTGAATGTATATGTACAGGGTGTCCAGATTGAATCAGCCTTACCATAGGAAGAGACGGATGAAGGAGAGAGAAAAATGGATCAATTAGTACGCGGTCCTGAGCTGGGAAGGATGCTGAAGCAGGGAGCTTCTGCACTGCAAAAACACAGCAAAGAGGTAGACGCAATGAATGTGTTTCCAGTTCCGGATGGGGATACAGGCACCAATATGAGCTTGACGATCCGCTCGGGCGTTGAGCAGCTCCAGGAGAACGATCATGCCGGGGACACGGCCAAGCGTTTTTCCAAAGGGCTGCTGATGGGCGCGCGGGGGAACTCCGGCGTTATTTTGTCACAGCTGTTCCGTGGCTTTGCCAAATCGATGGAAAAAAAAGCTGAGCTGCGTACAGAGGACGTGGCAGAAGCTTTTGAGCAGGGAGTGGATGCTGCGTACCGGGCAGTAATGAAACCGGTGGAAGGAACAATCCTCACGGTGGCCAGGGAAGCTTCTCTGGCTATGAAAAATGAACATGATGCCAGCGGGCTTGGGCTTGAGGAGTGGATGAGGCGGTTTTTGAAAGCGGCAAAGGAAGCGCTTGCGTACACGCCGGAGCAGCTGCCGGTTCTAAAGGAGGTTGGTGTGGTTGACTCTGGTGGCCAGGGGCTTGTGTACATATATGAAGGGATGCTGCACGCGCTCACCGGGGAGGAGGAGGAAGAAGGAGAATCCGCGCCTTCGCTCGACCAGCTTGTAAAGCTTGAGCACCATAAAGATCCGGCCGCCCATGGCGGAGCCGAAGCTATTACGTACGGCTACTGTACCGAAGTGATGGTCCGCTTTGCAGGCAGTGAACCCTCCTTTCAGGAAGAAGCCTTCCGGGAGGAGCTTTCGGCCCACGGGGATTCCCTTTTGGTGGTCTGCGATGAAGAGCTGCTGAAGGTTCATATTCACGCCGAAGAACCAGGGAAAATTCTGGAAAAATCCCAGCGTTACGGGGAACTGATTCATATAAAAATCGAAAATATGCGCGAACAGAACCGTGCCCTGCAGCAGCAGGGCCCCTCGGCCGGGGAAGAGGCCGTGTCCTTAGTGCCATACGGCTTTGTGACTGTGACAACCGGCGACGGGATAGCTGCGCTTTTTGAAAGCCTCGGAGTGCAGGAGGTCGTCCACGGCGGGCAGTCGATGAACCCGAGCACCGAAGACCTTCTCGAGGCAGTCAGCCGGGTTCAGGCGGAGCATGTGTTTTTACTGCCGAATAACGGCAACATTGTGATGGCTGCCGAGCAGGCAGCAGACATCAGCGACAAGCAGGTAACGGTTATTCCAACCAAAACGGTTCCACAGGGGCTTGCCGGGATGCTTGCATTTGATGACACAAAAGACGCTGAGGCAAATAAAGAAGCAATGAAAGAAGCCACCCGGTACGTTAAATCCGGCCAGATCACCCACGCCGTCAGGGAAACAAGTATTGACGGAAAGAAGATTCAGGAAGGCGATTTTATGGGCATCTGGGAAAAGGACATTGTTACTGTCCACCAGGAGATGAAACAGGCCTTTCAGGAGCTGCTTGCACAGATGGTGGACAGCGATAGTGAAATTATTACGCTGATCAGTGGAGAAGATGTGAGCGAAAAGCAGGCGGATGAACTTGCCGCAGAGATTGAGCAGGCGTACCCTGATGTGGAAATAGAAACACATACAGGCGGACAGCCGCTGTACCAGTATATTGTTTCCGTAGAATAAGCTGCCCCGGGCGGCTTATTTTTTTGTATAACGCGCAGCAGTACCTCTTTCGCGCGAAAAAGGAAACGTATATAATGAAAGGTGAACAACCGTTCGTATAATACAGCAAAAGCAGGAAGGAAGGGACGGTTTATGACTTCGACGCTTCAATCACCGGTCTCTGACTTAAAAGGTGTAGGAGAAGAAAAACAGCGGGAGCTCGAACAGCTTGGTATTACAACGATTGACCACCTGCTGCATCATTTCCCTTATCGGTATGAAAACCACGAAGTGGTTCCTATAGAAGAATTGAAGCAT
Proteins encoded in this region:
- the rlmN gene encoding 23S rRNA (adenine(2503)-C(2))-methyltransferase RlmN, with translation MQILKKEAPAPQTDSPSMYSLKYEELEQWLKENGEPAFRAKQLFEWMYQKRLTSFEEMTNIPKTLREKLESTFTLTTLKEVIHQQSQDGTIKILFELQDGYTIETVLMKHDYGYSVCVTTQVGCRLGCTFCASTLGGLKRNLEGGEITAQVLESQRLLDERDERVSSIVVMGIGEPFDNYDGLMNFLRVVNHNDGLNIGARHITVSTSGVVPRIYDFANENMQINFAVSLHAANTETRSRLMPINRAWDVSELMDSIRYYQKKTNRRVTFEYGLFGQVNDQKEDADELADLIGDLKCHVNLIPVNDVPERNYVRTTRNDIFAFEKALKDRGVNVTIRREQGHDIDAACGQLRANQRKEETEANSQ
- a CDS encoding Stp1/IreP family PP2C-type Ser/Thr phosphatase; the encoded protein is MFLTDRGKIRPHNEDTGGIVTHASGIVLAVVADGMGGHSAGDVASAMAYQTLKDAWEENPSVDSIEQASEWLTDNMMKANEAIIRHADHYPEHAGMGTTLVAAICHPSFTVTGNIGDSRSYIWTDRTVQQQSEDHSLVQELYNKGQISALEAESHPQKNILTKALGTDRGLSPDIYTYEWGEGDGVLLCTDGLTNKLGSEDMTRMLDSHKHLREGVEAMVQAANDRGGEDNITIAVVLREEEVWTN
- the pknB gene encoding Stk1 family PASTA domain-containing Ser/Thr kinase, which gives rise to MDQLIGRRISDRYHIKRLLGSGGMAYVYLGEDMILERLVAIKILQPQFNGDEEFLQRFRRESRAATILGHRNTVNIYDVGEERELHYIVMEYVEGQTVKEMIRLHGPLPLEQAVHMTKQLLEALMQAHSHGIIHRDIKPHNLLSNDRGEIKVADFGIARAASASTITQTNTMMGSVHYISPEQARGGMVSARSDIYAAGVVLFEMVTGMVPYNAESAVSIALKHIQEPLPDPAQLRQGLPQSLSNVILKAAAKSPDDRYASAEEMYEDIRSALSDERRSERPYFIQNGYANAHDREWADPQAAEEDTMVAAPAVQKEDQSAPGPETTVDRQSEKTKKWPYVVACILVFSGAAFFYWLLPEMFVVSGAVKVFPLVQTTGWNVADAEPVQVLQEGAKVWRQVEL
- the rsgA gene encoding ribosome small subunit-dependent GTPase A — encoded protein: MATGRIVKAVSGFYYVDSEEGYFQCRGRGLFRKQKIKPLVGDFVRFEAENHTDGYVLEIKERSNELVRPPVANIDQALLIFSAVEPDFSTWLLDRFLVHVENEEIQPVILVSKWDKADEAKKETLRVIQKDYEHIGYPFHFYSTKTGEGLEEAAAYFPEKYSLLSGQSGVGKSSLLNAVAPDLDLETANISGALGRGKHTTRHVEFLRVNDGWVADTPGFSSLDFGSITAEDLDICFPEMRARMPDCKFRGCSHRQEPGCAIRLDVEEGRIPSHRYEHYKQFHEEISSTPRRY
- the rpe gene encoding ribulose-phosphate 3-epimerase, which codes for MIKIAPSILSADFADLGRAVKEIDEAGADYIHIDVMDGHFVPNITFGLPVIEAIRPYSDKPFDVHLMIEKPERYIADFARAGADIISVHVEACPHVHRTIQQIKEAGCRAGVVLNPATPVEMVTHILPDVDLVLLMTVNPGFGGQAFIPNVLDKIRAVKKAADVVNPELEIEVDGGVTRETAKDCLEAGANVLVSGSALFRQEDKAKAIKELKQ
- the rpmB gene encoding 50S ribosomal protein L28, yielding MSRKCYVTGKGPKAGNNRSHANNATKRRWGANVQKVRILVNGKPKRVYVSARALKSGKVTRV
- a CDS encoding Asp23/Gls24 family envelope stress response protein produces the protein MSFEIYSSNGTIDITLEVLATAVGAAAMDCYGIVGMASRKHFKDNLSELLRRENYSRGVVVREENDLIYIDMYIIVSYGTKISEVAHNVQRKVKYQLHKMLGLDVAAVNVYVQGVQIESALP
- a CDS encoding DAK2 domain-containing protein — protein: MDQLVRGPELGRMLKQGASALQKHSKEVDAMNVFPVPDGDTGTNMSLTIRSGVEQLQENDHAGDTAKRFSKGLLMGARGNSGVILSQLFRGFAKSMEKKAELRTEDVAEAFEQGVDAAYRAVMKPVEGTILTVAREASLAMKNEHDASGLGLEEWMRRFLKAAKEALAYTPEQLPVLKEVGVVDSGGQGLVYIYEGMLHALTGEEEEEGESAPSLDQLVKLEHHKDPAAHGGAEAITYGYCTEVMVRFAGSEPSFQEEAFREELSAHGDSLLVVCDEELLKVHIHAEEPGKILEKSQRYGELIHIKIENMREQNRALQQQGPSAGEEAVSLVPYGFVTVTTGDGIAALFESLGVQEVVHGGQSMNPSTEDLLEAVSRVQAEHVFLLPNNGNIVMAAEQAADISDKQVTVIPTKTVPQGLAGMLAFDDTKDAEANKEAMKEATRYVKSGQITHAVRETSIDGKKIQEGDFMGIWEKDIVTVHQEMKQAFQELLAQMVDSDSEIITLISGEDVSEKQADELAAEIEQAYPDVEIETHTGGQPLYQYIVSVE